One stretch of Gemmatimonadota bacterium DNA includes these proteins:
- a CDS encoding sugar ABC transporter permease: MTVLRPSIFMTRTRDFLPLLLNLPAVILLIAFIAYPIGISFWMSLHRYNLRRPDQVYFHGLENYATILASSEFWNALWISLYFTFMAVLLVIVIAMAIALLLHESFRGRGVVRALLLIPWAIPGVVNGLMWVGLLGDYGAFNAMLEDSVAAIN, encoded by the coding sequence TCCATTTTCATGACGCGGACGCGGGACTTCCTGCCCCTGCTCCTGAACCTGCCGGCGGTGATCCTGCTTATCGCCTTCATCGCCTATCCCATCGGCATCTCCTTCTGGATGAGCCTGCACCGGTACAACCTGCGGCGGCCGGACCAGGTGTACTTCCACGGCCTCGAGAACTACGCGACCATCCTGGCGAGTTCCGAGTTCTGGAACGCCCTGTGGATCTCGCTGTACTTCACCTTCATGGCCGTTCTGCTGGTCATCGTGATCGCCATGGCTATCGCCCTGCTGCTGCACGAGTCCTTCCGCGGCCGCGGCGTCGTCCGGGCCCTGTTGCTCATACCCTGGGCGATCCCGGGCGTGGTCAATGGCCTCATGTGGGTGGGCCTGCTCGGCGATTACGGCGCATTCAATGCCATGCTGGAGGACTCGGTTGCCGCCATCAACT